A genomic window from Herbiconiux aconitum includes:
- a CDS encoding YbhB/YbcL family Raf kinase inhibitor-like protein, giving the protein MPANPLGVLLRARRAGHHTLAWANPDLQAPETFTLSSPAFAPGAPIPERHRGRLRGPNISPALEWTTPPADTRELVLIVQDPDVPFARPATHALTLGIDPTLQSIPENGLTDPSPIRGIKHGKGGLGRRGYSGPLPIRSHGPHSYAFQLFALDQPIELPDRFSLADTLHAMTGHVIARTRLDGTYEIR; this is encoded by the coding sequence ATGCCCGCCAATCCCCTCGGCGTCCTCCTCCGCGCTCGACGCGCCGGACACCACACCCTCGCCTGGGCGAATCCCGATCTTCAGGCACCGGAGACCTTCACCCTCAGCAGCCCGGCATTCGCCCCCGGCGCACCGATCCCCGAACGACACCGCGGCCGCCTGCGCGGGCCCAACATCTCACCTGCCCTGGAATGGACGACACCGCCCGCGGACACGCGAGAGCTCGTGCTCATCGTGCAAGACCCCGATGTGCCCTTCGCCCGACCCGCCACCCATGCCCTCACCCTCGGCATCGACCCGACCCTGCAGAGCATCCCCGAGAACGGGCTCACCGACCCCAGCCCAATCCGGGGAATCAAACACGGCAAAGGCGGACTCGGCCGCCGCGGCTACTCAGGACCCCTCCCGATCCGCTCGCACGGGCCGCACAGCTATGCCTTCCAACTCTTCGCCCTCGACCAACCGATAGAGCTCCCCGACCGTTTCAGCCTCGCGGACACCCTCCACGCTATGACCGGACACGTCATCGCCCGAACCCGCCTCGACGGAACCTATGAAATCCGCTAG